From a single Gimesia fumaroli genomic region:
- a CDS encoding Gfo/Idh/MocA family oxidoreductase, whose amino-acid sequence MSNQKQNRRDFLKTSAAVVAGSSVPFWFDIDPASAYKFKAANDRPVVGCIGTGSRWNAVGPNAMKYGDVIAVCDVDAAHADKARNRVKDIQGKKGNNKEVAVFEDYQKILENPEIDIVTIVTTDHWHTKIAIEAMKAGKDVYCEKPLTLTIDEGKKIIKTLKETGRVFQVGTQQRSEMGQRFLNALGVIKEGRLGEITEVECVIGGIAPSGPIPVADVPKTLNWEKWLGQAPMTDYRWKANDGRAKTRCHYEFRWWYEYSGGKMTDWGAHHVDIAQWGIGMDHSGPTQVVPISAEHPVPLKDGMPTKDDAYNVASKFEVHCTFPNDVKMKIKSDGRNGILFTGTKGRMFVSRGDLTGKPVEDLKNNPLSSDTIKKLYKGRQPGDHMRNFYECVDAREQPISDVMTHHRAITTCHLANIAIRLNRSLEWDPKTEQIIGDDDANQWQSREQRKGYEINA is encoded by the coding sequence GTGAGTAATCAAAAGCAGAATCGTCGCGACTTTTTGAAAACATCTGCCGCCGTTGTCGCTGGTAGCAGTGTTCCTTTCTGGTTCGATATCGACCCCGCCAGTGCTTACAAATTCAAAGCAGCCAATGACCGTCCGGTTGTGGGATGTATTGGAACCGGCAGTCGCTGGAACGCCGTTGGTCCCAACGCCATGAAATACGGCGATGTGATTGCCGTTTGCGATGTTGATGCCGCGCATGCTGACAAAGCCCGAAACCGTGTGAAAGATATTCAAGGCAAAAAAGGCAACAATAAAGAAGTCGCTGTTTTTGAAGACTATCAGAAGATTCTTGAAAACCCCGAAATCGATATCGTGACGATCGTTACCACCGATCACTGGCATACGAAAATCGCCATCGAAGCCATGAAAGCCGGCAAGGATGTTTACTGTGAAAAACCGCTGACTTTGACGATTGATGAAGGCAAAAAAATCATTAAAACGTTGAAAGAAACCGGCCGTGTCTTTCAGGTGGGCACACAACAGCGAAGTGAAATGGGACAGCGTTTCCTGAATGCGTTGGGAGTGATTAAGGAAGGGCGACTGGGAGAGATCACCGAAGTCGAATGTGTGATTGGTGGGATCGCTCCCAGCGGACCGATTCCTGTTGCGGACGTTCCTAAAACATTGAACTGGGAAAAATGGCTCGGACAGGCACCAATGACGGACTATCGCTGGAAAGCCAACGATGGCAGAGCAAAAACACGCTGCCATTATGAATTCCGCTGGTGGTACGAGTATTCCGGTGGCAAAATGACCGACTGGGGCGCACACCATGTTGATATCGCCCAGTGGGGAATTGGCATGGATCACTCAGGACCGACTCAGGTAGTGCCGATTTCTGCAGAACATCCGGTTCCATTGAAAGACGGCATGCCTACGAAGGACGATGCTTATAACGTCGCTTCCAAATTCGAAGTGCATTGCACTTTCCCGAACGATGTGAAAATGAAAATTAAAAGCGATGGCCGTAACGGAATTCTCTTTACCGGTACAAAAGGTCGGATGTTCGTCAGCCGTGGCGATCTGACCGGAAAACCAGTCGAAGATCTGAAAAATAATCCGCTTTCCAGTGATACCATCAAGAAGCTCTACAAAGGGCGACAACCAGGCGATCACATGCGCAACTTCTATGAGTGCGTTGATGCCCGGGAACAACCGATTTCGGATGTGATGACACACCATCGTGCCATTACAACCTGTCACCTGGCAAATATTGCTATTCGGTTGAACCGCTCACTGGAATGGGATCCCAAAACAGAGCAGATTATCGGCGACGATGATGCCAATCAGTGGCAGTCACGCGAACAGCGAAAAGGCTACGAAATCAACGCGTAG
- the dinB gene encoding DNA polymerase IV, which yields MRTILHVDMDAFYASIEERDHPELKGQPIIVGGRADHRGVVSAANYKAREFGVHSAMPMKTARQLCPQAHYFAVRMHDYAEVSRSIQQIFRKYTPLVEPLSLDEAFLDVTGSRLLFGTGKEIATTIKSEIKESLNLIASVGVAPNKFLAKIASDADKPDGLVIVESDKIHDFLDPLPISRVWGIGKVATRRFSKLGINTISQLRALDPGLLTELFGEQGQHLWELSQGIDERPVVPERQAKSISRETTFSLDVTDLEILKSVLIELVEDVARRLRKNELRGRTIQLKIRYDDFSTFTRALTVNQPTNITREIEEAAILLLEQRLPERPLTIRLIGVGVTGFDTGTRQQRSLFDEEDQQKHSRLDQVKDQIANRFGTESIKRANRIEADEPDEPTASESD from the coding sequence ATGCGCACGATCCTGCACGTAGACATGGACGCGTTTTATGCGTCAATTGAAGAGCGGGACCACCCGGAATTGAAAGGACAGCCAATCATTGTTGGCGGTCGTGCAGATCATCGGGGTGTGGTTTCCGCAGCGAATTACAAAGCGCGCGAGTTCGGCGTGCACAGCGCCATGCCGATGAAAACCGCGAGGCAACTTTGCCCGCAGGCGCACTATTTTGCGGTTCGCATGCACGACTACGCGGAGGTCTCACGTTCGATTCAGCAGATTTTTCGAAAGTACACGCCGTTGGTAGAACCACTGTCGCTGGATGAAGCGTTTCTGGATGTGACCGGCAGTCGTCTCTTATTCGGCACCGGAAAAGAAATCGCGACAACAATTAAAAGCGAGATTAAAGAGTCACTCAACCTGATTGCGTCTGTCGGCGTGGCTCCCAATAAATTTCTGGCGAAAATTGCCAGCGATGCAGACAAGCCGGACGGCCTGGTAATTGTTGAATCTGATAAAATCCACGACTTCCTTGATCCCCTGCCAATTTCCCGAGTCTGGGGGATCGGCAAGGTGGCCACCCGACGTTTTTCCAAACTGGGAATCAATACTATATCTCAACTGCGGGCACTTGATCCGGGATTATTAACAGAACTGTTCGGCGAACAGGGGCAGCATCTATGGGAACTCTCACAGGGAATCGATGAGCGTCCGGTCGTACCCGAACGGCAGGCCAAATCGATCTCGCGCGAGACAACGTTTTCTCTGGATGTAACTGATCTGGAAATTCTGAAAAGCGTTCTGATTGAACTGGTGGAAGACGTCGCCCGCCGACTCCGTAAAAATGAACTGCGGGGCAGAACCATTCAGCTCAAAATTCGCTACGATGATTTCTCGACCTTTACCCGCGCCCTGACGGTCAATCAACCGACTAACATCACCAGAGAAATCGAAGAAGCCGCAATTCTACTGCTGGAACAGAGACTTCCCGAGCGACCTTTAACCATTCGGCTGATCGGCGTGGGCGTGACCGGTTTTGATACGGGAACTCGACAACAGCGTTCCCTGTTTGATGAAGAAGATCAGCAGAAACACTCGCGGCTGGATCAGGTCAAAGATCAGATCGCCAATCGTTTCGGAACGGAATCCATCAAACGCGCGAACCGGATTGAGGCGGATGAACCGGACGAGCCAACCGCATCGGAATCGGATTAA
- a CDS encoding sulfatase family protein gives MPLKMHLLILFFICPVSLYADQQERPNIVVILADDFGVGDIQAHYPNNKIATPYLDRLVREGMSFTDAHSGSAVCTPTRYGLLTGRYSWRTRMQEWVIAAYEPPLITEERLTLPGLLKKQGYRTACIGKWHLGWNWPGPQPSQMMEKKNGQWNLEWDFTKPIKGGPIDRGFDYYFGVDLPNMPPFTFIENDRVLTQPTVRYQLDASEGIVLPKNFVGAPAAPGWRMQKILPEITNRAVDYIKEQSQQDSPFFLYFSMTSPHEPVVPSEPFRGKSGIAPIADFVMETDWSAGQIIDAIDKAGIAENTVVIFTADNGHSHYTGWKDLINAGHLPSGPYRGHKGDVWEGGHRVPLVVRWPKQIESGASSQQMVCLTDLLATGAELAGTELPQSGAEDSISFLSALQGKPNEAARRSLVNHSNHGEFAYRDGPWKLVFKMSGKNLQQLRGKPTIPQLYNLDNDISEQHDLAKQRPQKVAQMKADFKRLIDQGTSRPGQKASNDTHVRFDITQKVRWAPPLND, from the coding sequence ATGCCTCTGAAAATGCACTTGTTAATCCTGTTCTTTATCTGTCCCGTTTCGCTTTACGCAGATCAGCAGGAACGTCCGAATATTGTCGTCATTCTGGCCGATGATTTTGGCGTAGGCGACATCCAGGCACACTATCCGAACAACAAAATTGCCACGCCTTATCTCGATCGACTGGTGCGTGAGGGAATGAGCTTCACTGATGCGCATAGTGGGTCTGCGGTCTGCACTCCCACCCGCTACGGATTATTAACGGGCCGCTACAGTTGGCGAACCCGCATGCAGGAATGGGTCATCGCCGCTTATGAACCGCCGTTGATTACGGAAGAACGTTTGACCCTCCCCGGATTGCTAAAGAAACAGGGATACCGGACGGCCTGCATCGGGAAGTGGCATCTGGGATGGAACTGGCCTGGACCACAGCCAAGTCAGATGATGGAGAAAAAAAACGGACAGTGGAACCTGGAGTGGGATTTTACAAAACCGATCAAAGGAGGACCCATCGATCGGGGATTCGATTACTATTTCGGCGTCGATTTGCCGAATATGCCTCCGTTCACCTTTATCGAAAATGATCGTGTGCTGACACAACCCACCGTACGCTATCAGTTGGATGCCAGTGAAGGCATCGTCTTACCGAAAAATTTTGTGGGAGCGCCCGCGGCTCCCGGGTGGCGAATGCAGAAGATTCTGCCGGAGATCACAAATCGCGCTGTGGACTATATCAAAGAGCAATCACAACAGGACTCTCCCTTCTTCCTTTATTTTTCCATGACGTCCCCTCATGAACCGGTGGTTCCTTCAGAACCATTTCGAGGTAAAAGTGGAATCGCACCTATTGCCGACTTTGTCATGGAAACCGACTGGTCTGCGGGGCAGATTATCGATGCTATCGATAAAGCAGGGATCGCAGAAAACACGGTTGTGATTTTCACCGCTGACAACGGACACTCTCATTACACTGGTTGGAAAGATCTGATCAACGCCGGCCATCTTCCCAGCGGCCCTTATCGCGGTCATAAAGGAGATGTCTGGGAAGGCGGTCATCGTGTGCCGCTGGTAGTGCGCTGGCCAAAACAGATCGAATCGGGAGCCAGCAGTCAGCAAATGGTTTGCCTGACCGATTTGCTGGCGACGGGGGCTGAATTGGCGGGAACAGAATTACCGCAAAGCGGAGCAGAAGACAGTATCAGTTTTCTATCGGCGTTACAGGGAAAACCGAACGAAGCCGCCCGGCGTTCGCTGGTGAATCATTCTAATCACGGCGAATTTGCTTATCGCGATGGACCCTGGAAACTCGTGTTCAAAATGAGTGGAAAAAATCTACAGCAGTTGCGCGGGAAACCAACGATTCCCCAACTTTATAATTTAGACAACGATATCAGCGAACAGCATGATCTCGCAAAGCAACGTCCACAAAAAGTCGCGCAGATGAAAGCGGACTTCAAGCGGTTAATCGACCAGGGTACGAGCCGACCCGGCCAGAAAGCGTCCAACGACACGCACGTTCGTTTCGACATCACTCAGAAAGTACGCTGGGCGCCTCCGCTTAATGATTAA
- a CDS encoding ABC transporter permease subunit/CPBP intramembrane protease produces MASPYDQDSDHRIYTPTPTFRFSGLLKKELREILRDRRTVITLILMPLLVYPLLGLMLQKFLLKQVTQISEVEYRIVLPNDSEAQLFRALFNQGDAMLDEKEKTKSAKLNKAAPDQETKSNVLSVFQQEKPIIKFMIADESGEHSSLSKLISEGSVDVGVRYIPLEFENNKTKQKQTSGRFEIIYGAQSPHSRRAAEYVEERLQAVRWNYRDQLLKNMGESRLVPFETTVSTVDSEMGQAYSLVTIVPLILILMTMTGAVYPAIDLTAGERERGTLETLIAAPLPRMWILSAKFFAVLVVAILTALVNITAMLATAYANGLETVLFGEGMTPLILVEILFLLVIFAAFFSAVLLCITSFARSFKEAQAYLIPLMLISMAPGILGMVPNLKMTLIWAVVPLANIVLLSRDFLLHEARPLLFFVSVFSTLFYAVVALSLAARIFGTDTILYQSETSWSDFFKRAKKTHLVPALNNAMLCLAVMFPAFILSAAFISHLAGITFSQRLLVSGTLTFCLFLLIPLLFAWLGGVKLKSGFRWYRPKVLSCFAAILLGFTLWPFAYEIEIMALSDARVESLSKLFESMKVELASIPLWVKLVSLAVLPAVCEELFFRGYLLSSLLNRFSSNSAILASSFLFALFHVIVRDSLFIERFFPSFFMGLCLGYVNVISRSVIPGILLHMIHNGLLITIASYQESLSRWEINLENQKHLPISWLGGSLLIVVAGFVLIYISNRRAPEPATDPSAA; encoded by the coding sequence ATGGCGTCTCCGTATGACCAGGATTCTGATCACCGCATCTATACACCCACTCCCACGTTTCGGTTTTCAGGCTTACTGAAAAAAGAGCTGCGCGAAATTCTGCGCGATCGTCGGACGGTCATCACTCTGATTTTAATGCCTTTGCTGGTTTATCCGCTACTCGGACTCATGCTGCAGAAGTTTTTGCTGAAGCAAGTGACGCAAATCAGTGAAGTTGAATATCGCATCGTACTTCCCAACGATTCGGAAGCACAATTGTTTCGTGCCCTGTTTAATCAGGGTGATGCGATGCTGGACGAGAAAGAAAAAACAAAATCGGCAAAGTTGAACAAAGCAGCCCCCGATCAGGAAACAAAGAGTAATGTGCTGTCCGTTTTCCAGCAGGAGAAGCCGATCATCAAATTTATGATCGCTGATGAAAGCGGCGAACACTCCAGCCTCTCCAAGTTGATCAGTGAAGGGTCGGTCGATGTGGGGGTACGCTATATTCCGCTGGAATTCGAGAATAATAAAACAAAACAGAAGCAGACCAGCGGCCGATTCGAAATCATTTACGGTGCCCAATCGCCACACAGTCGGCGTGCAGCGGAATATGTTGAGGAACGTTTACAGGCAGTTCGTTGGAATTACCGGGATCAATTGCTCAAAAATATGGGAGAGAGCAGGCTAGTTCCCTTTGAAACCACTGTTTCGACTGTGGATTCCGAAATGGGACAGGCTTATTCACTGGTGACGATCGTCCCCTTGATATTAATCCTGATGACCATGACCGGCGCTGTCTATCCGGCCATTGATCTGACTGCCGGTGAACGCGAACGCGGTACACTGGAAACATTGATAGCAGCGCCACTTCCGCGTATGTGGATTCTGTCAGCCAAGTTTTTTGCAGTGCTCGTTGTGGCGATTCTGACCGCGCTTGTGAACATAACAGCGATGCTGGCAACCGCGTATGCTAACGGGCTGGAAACGGTTTTGTTTGGTGAGGGAATGACGCCGTTAATTTTGGTGGAAATTCTGTTTTTGCTGGTGATCTTTGCTGCATTCTTTTCTGCGGTATTGTTGTGTATTACCAGCTTTGCCCGTAGTTTTAAAGAAGCGCAGGCTTATCTGATTCCATTGATGCTGATTTCGATGGCGCCCGGCATTTTGGGAATGGTGCCCAATTTAAAAATGACATTGATCTGGGCGGTGGTGCCTTTAGCGAATATTGTGCTGCTCAGCCGTGATTTTCTGCTGCATGAAGCCCGGCCGCTGCTGTTTTTTGTGTCCGTCTTTTCTACGCTGTTTTACGCCGTGGTGGCGCTGAGTCTCGCGGCACGCATTTTTGGCACCGATACAATTTTGTATCAAAGCGAAACCTCCTGGTCTGATTTTTTCAAGCGGGCAAAAAAAACGCATCTCGTACCTGCTTTGAATAATGCGATGCTCTGTCTCGCCGTCATGTTTCCCGCATTTATTCTTTCTGCTGCATTCATCAGCCATTTAGCGGGAATCACATTCTCGCAACGCCTGCTGGTTTCAGGCACTCTCACGTTTTGCCTGTTTCTTTTGATCCCGCTCCTGTTTGCCTGGCTGGGAGGCGTGAAACTGAAAAGCGGATTTCGCTGGTATCGACCGAAGGTGCTTTCCTGTTTCGCCGCGATATTGCTTGGTTTTACGCTCTGGCCGTTCGCTTACGAAATTGAAATCATGGCGCTCTCCGATGCCCGGGTCGAGTCACTTTCCAAATTATTCGAATCCATGAAAGTGGAACTGGCGTCTATTCCCTTATGGGTCAAACTGGTCTCACTGGCTGTCTTACCGGCTGTGTGTGAAGAGCTGTTTTTCCGTGGCTATCTGTTAAGTTCGCTCCTGAATCGCTTTTCATCGAACAGTGCCATTCTGGCCTCGTCCTTTCTGTTTGCACTGTTTCATGTCATCGTGCGCGATTCGTTGTTTATCGAACGTTTCTTTCCCAGCTTCTTCATGGGGCTGTGTCTGGGATACGTGAATGTGATCTCACGTAGTGTGATTCCCGGCATCCTGCTGCACATGATTCACAATGGGTTGTTAATTACGATTGCCAGTTATCAGGAATCATTGTCCCGTTGGGAAATCAATCTGGAGAATCAGAAGCATCTTCCGATTTCCTGGCTTGGAGGCTCACTGTTGATTGTGGTTGCCGGCTTTGTGCTGATTTATATCAGCAATCGACGCGCACCAGAGCCTGCGACTGATCCTTCCGCGGCTTAA
- a CDS encoding ABC transporter ATP-binding protein: MILVKELTRIFEAGTQDVLAVDHISFEVQQGEVYGLLGPNGAGKTTTLRMILGLLKPTSGDAEVEGFLVSSHPDEIKRRVGLVSTSAGLYQWLTPREILSFFADVYGVPRVQAEDQIEKLSRLFEISPFLDRRSATLSTGQKQRINLARSLIHDPPVMLMDEPTRGLDVVGSKVIFDYIDLLRDEGKAVIVCTHRLDEAEQLCDRFGLLHNGKICYEGTLAELQQCTSCQTLTQIFLQLLDAPVEPAESIPIAQREFI; encoded by the coding sequence ATGATTCTTGTTAAAGAACTCACACGGATTTTTGAGGCGGGAACTCAAGATGTTCTGGCCGTCGATCATATCTCATTCGAGGTACAGCAGGGAGAAGTCTATGGATTGCTGGGACCCAACGGTGCCGGCAAAACGACGACACTCCGCATGATCCTCGGACTGCTAAAACCAACCAGCGGCGATGCCGAAGTGGAAGGCTTTCTGGTTTCGAGTCATCCCGATGAAATCAAACGGCGGGTTGGTCTGGTTTCGACCAGTGCCGGCCTGTATCAATGGCTGACGCCGCGCGAAATTCTTTCTTTTTTTGCAGACGTCTATGGTGTTCCCCGCGTTCAGGCAGAAGACCAGATTGAAAAACTGTCGCGTCTGTTCGAGATCAGCCCCTTTCTGGATCGTCGTTCTGCCACCCTGAGTACCGGTCAAAAACAACGTATCAATCTGGCACGCTCACTAATCCACGATCCCCCTGTGATGCTGATGGACGAACCGACGCGCGGTCTGGATGTCGTGGGCAGTAAAGTCATTTTCGATTACATCGATCTTTTGCGCGATGAAGGCAAAGCCGTGATTGTCTGCACGCATCGACTGGACGAAGCAGAACAGCTCTGTGACCGGTTCGGGTTGTTACACAATGGTAAAATATGTTACGAAGGAACCCTGGCAGAACTGCAGCAGTGCACGTCCTGCCAAACGCTAACTCAAATCTTCCTGCAACTGCTCGATGCGCCCGTTGAGCCTGCTGAATCGATTCCCATTGCGCAACGGGAGTTTATTTAA
- a CDS encoding outer membrane protein assembly factor BamB family protein translates to MRLLIPRYCLNGILVLCLITNFAVAADDWRVWRGPNANNIATEGETPPTKWGESENIRWKAALPGRGHSSPIVVNDRVLISTADEAKQIQSVVCFDRASGRQLWKTDVSQGDFAPKIHQKNTHASPTLASNGKMVFAVFPQFDRIQLTALGLDGKQKWQIKAGGYLPQAYQFGYAPSPLLYEGNVIVTSEYEKNGFIAAFDQQTGREVWRIKRPEKMNFSTPIVTRIAGRDQMLLSGNAKVASFDPQTGRDLWSAPAMWLVSCGTMVWDNDLVFTSGGFPLKGTMAVKADGSGKVVWTNRVKCYEQSMLAHAGYLYAVDDNGIAYCWNAQTGKEQWKSRLGGKVSSSPVLANGNLYLTNERGTTFVFRANPDKFELVAENQLGDEGFATPAFCGDQIFHRAATSASGKRQEFLYCIGE, encoded by the coding sequence ATGAGATTACTGATCCCCCGCTACTGTCTCAACGGCATTCTAGTCCTCTGCCTGATCACGAATTTTGCCGTCGCAGCAGATGACTGGCGCGTCTGGCGGGGACCGAACGCGAACAACATCGCGACTGAGGGTGAAACACCTCCTACCAAATGGGGCGAATCGGAAAATATCCGCTGGAAGGCGGCTCTTCCCGGTCGAGGACATTCCTCGCCCATTGTCGTCAATGATCGTGTTCTGATTTCCACTGCTGATGAAGCAAAGCAAATTCAATCGGTAGTCTGTTTTGATCGTGCTTCGGGGCGGCAGCTCTGGAAAACCGATGTGAGCCAGGGTGATTTTGCTCCCAAAATACATCAGAAAAATACGCATGCTTCTCCTACGCTGGCTTCGAATGGGAAAATGGTCTTCGCCGTCTTTCCGCAGTTCGACCGGATTCAATTGACGGCCCTCGGCCTGGATGGTAAACAAAAATGGCAGATCAAGGCCGGCGGTTATCTGCCACAGGCATATCAGTTTGGTTACGCCCCTTCCCCTCTGCTCTATGAAGGGAACGTCATCGTCACGTCCGAATACGAAAAGAACGGCTTTATCGCCGCCTTCGATCAGCAGACGGGCCGCGAAGTCTGGCGGATCAAACGCCCGGAAAAAATGAATTTTTCCACCCCGATCGTCACTCGAATCGCGGGCCGCGATCAGATGCTGCTGAGCGGCAACGCCAAAGTCGCCAGCTTTGATCCCCAAACGGGACGTGATCTCTGGTCCGCCCCGGCAATGTGGCTCGTCAGTTGCGGGACGATGGTCTGGGACAATGATCTGGTCTTCACCAGTGGCGGGTTCCCTTTAAAAGGGACCATGGCCGTCAAAGCCGACGGTTCCGGCAAAGTGGTCTGGACGAACCGTGTGAAATGTTACGAGCAATCGATGCTGGCGCACGCAGGTTATCTCTACGCGGTCGACGATAACGGCATCGCCTATTGCTGGAACGCACAAACGGGGAAAGAGCAATGGAAAAGCCGCCTGGGCGGAAAAGTCTCTTCCTCACCCGTACTCGCCAACGGGAATCTCTATCTGACGAATGAGCGGGGAACAACCTTCGTCTTTCGCGCTAATCCCGACAAGTTCGAACTCGTGGCTGAAAATCAACTCGGCGATGAAGGTTTTGCCACCCCGGCGTTCTGCGGCGATCAGATCTTTCATCGCGCGGCAACCAGCGCGTCTGGGAAACGGCAGGAATTTCTGTACTGCATCGGAGAGTGA
- a CDS encoding NAD(P)/FAD-dependent oxidoreductase, which yields MPQQTEFDIILVGQGLAGTALGWTLQDRGYRILLIDRCETTTSSKIAAGLITPITGLRLVVSWRLEEFLPFSTGFYRKIEQKTASSFFELKPMLRLFSSEQEQEQYRKRSETHFPELVSLPEPLADESAFEMSRGGFEMTQGGQLDVPTYLSVSRTHFSTQNCFLEADLDPVSDVKFEPERVILPRWNLSADKIIFCEGIHGQQNPWFQSIPFEGAKGEILTLKIPGLTERRVVHRGVWLAHWQDDLYRAGSTYDREHLDCDPTTAGREEICARLSEFLKLPFEVVDHRAAVRPVIRGRLPIMGLHPAQNKVGFFNGFASKGSLQTPWMANYFVEVLEGKQTLDKHLDLSRKVNLSQ from the coding sequence ATGCCTCAGCAAACTGAATTCGATATAATCCTGGTGGGGCAGGGTCTGGCGGGAACCGCGCTGGGCTGGACGTTACAAGACCGCGGGTATCGTATATTGCTCATCGATCGCTGTGAGACGACGACATCGTCGAAAATCGCTGCGGGGCTGATTACGCCGATCACCGGTTTGCGGCTGGTGGTCTCCTGGCGGCTGGAGGAATTCCTGCCCTTCTCGACCGGGTTCTACCGAAAGATCGAACAGAAAACCGCGTCATCTTTTTTTGAACTCAAACCGATGTTGCGGCTGTTTTCTTCGGAACAGGAGCAGGAACAATACCGAAAGCGTTCTGAGACGCATTTCCCCGAACTGGTTTCGCTGCCAGAGCCACTTGCTGATGAAAGTGCGTTTGAGATGAGCCGGGGCGGTTTTGAAATGACGCAGGGAGGGCAACTGGATGTGCCAACTTATCTGAGTGTCTCCCGCACGCACTTTTCCACACAGAATTGTTTTCTGGAAGCAGACCTCGATCCTGTCAGTGATGTCAAGTTTGAACCAGAGCGAGTGATTCTGCCGCGCTGGAATCTGTCGGCTGACAAAATCATTTTTTGTGAAGGCATTCATGGTCAACAGAATCCCTGGTTTCAATCCATCCCGTTTGAAGGAGCTAAAGGAGAAATCCTCACCTTGAAAATACCGGGGCTGACAGAACGACGCGTAGTACATCGGGGTGTCTGGCTGGCGCATTGGCAGGACGATCTGTATCGTGCCGGTTCGACCTATGATCGCGAACATCTTGATTGTGATCCAACAACCGCCGGTCGCGAGGAAATCTGTGCGCGACTTTCCGAGTTTCTCAAGCTCCCTTTCGAAGTGGTTGACCATCGGGCAGCCGTTCGACCGGTGATTCGTGGTCGCTTACCAATTATGGGCCTGCATCCTGCGCAGAACAAAGTCGGATTTTTTAACGGCTTTGCATCGAAGGGCAGCCTGCAAACCCCGTGGATGGCGAATTATTTCGTCGAAGTACTGGAAGGCAAACAGACTTTGGACAAACATCTGGACCTTAGCCGAAAAGTCAATCTCTCTCAATGA